A window of Costertonia aggregata contains these coding sequences:
- a CDS encoding RecQ family ATP-dependent DNA helicase: protein MKKYWGFTSFKGSQEKIINTVLNKTDVLALLPTGGGKSLCYQIPALAQDGICIVVSPLVALIHNQVETLKEKGIKAIALTGGIPFDEVSNLLDNCIHGNYKFLYLSPERLQQEVVSDRIRQMNVNLIAIDEAHCISQWGHDFRPAYLECSRLKELAPDISIIALTATATEKVAKDILENLGMHNKSIIKDSFLRDNIAFTISWDEDKLYRLQHLCTTRKDSTIVYVRTRRLCVELSSFLQSKGCSVSFFHGGMPKKEKEKRLNAWLKNKTQIMVATNAFGMGVDKPDVKLVVHYQIPDSLENYFQEAGRAGRNGEAAQAVLITNKADEEQVKKQFLSVLPDVSFLKLLYRKLNSYFQIPYGEGANETFALKFNEFCNIYELNTLLAYNGLRMLDQNSIIGLSENFSKKTTVQFICTKQQLFAYLEIHKKEAPILKTILRTYGGIFDYNTKINTYLISKKANVTEDNVIKTLERLKTDEIITYNAQHSDLEVTFLVPREDDNTIHGISKKVETIQKVKSDNITHMLSYIKNDTVCRSKQLLQYFGERLEHDCGICDICLHKDEIDIPIINLVREDILKRLSAGNMSSRELIQVLTYKEKNILLAIQELLEDELIKIDLKNKYELI, encoded by the coding sequence TTGAAAAAGTATTGGGGCTTTACCAGCTTTAAAGGTTCTCAAGAAAAAATCATAAATACCGTTTTGAATAAAACCGATGTGCTCGCCCTGTTACCGACAGGTGGTGGCAAATCGCTTTGCTATCAAATTCCCGCTTTGGCACAAGATGGTATTTGTATTGTGGTCTCGCCTTTGGTCGCCTTGATTCACAATCAAGTGGAAACCCTAAAAGAAAAAGGAATCAAAGCTATTGCATTGACCGGGGGTATTCCTTTTGACGAAGTCAGTAACCTATTGGACAACTGCATCCACGGAAATTATAAATTTCTATATTTATCCCCTGAACGTTTGCAACAAGAAGTGGTTTCGGACAGGATTCGCCAAATGAACGTAAACCTAATTGCAATAGACGAGGCCCACTGTATCTCGCAATGGGGACATGATTTTAGACCTGCATACTTGGAGTGCTCCAGATTAAAGGAGCTCGCTCCTGATATTTCGATAATCGCACTAACGGCAACAGCCACCGAAAAAGTGGCCAAAGATATTTTGGAGAATCTGGGAATGCACAACAAAAGCATTATAAAAGATTCTTTTCTGCGTGACAATATTGCTTTTACCATTTCCTGGGACGAGGATAAATTGTATCGCCTGCAACATTTGTGTACAACCCGTAAAGACAGTACCATTGTTTACGTGCGTACAAGAAGGTTATGTGTAGAGCTAAGCTCTTTTTTGCAATCCAAAGGCTGTTCAGTATCATTTTTTCATGGTGGTATGCCCAAAAAAGAAAAAGAGAAGCGTTTGAATGCGTGGTTAAAAAACAAGACCCAGATCATGGTAGCTACCAACGCTTTTGGCATGGGCGTTGATAAACCTGATGTTAAACTTGTTGTACATTACCAAATACCGGATAGTCTGGAAAATTACTTTCAAGAAGCCGGGCGTGCGGGAAGAAACGGTGAAGCGGCTCAAGCGGTTCTAATTACGAACAAGGCAGATGAAGAACAGGTGAAGAAGCAATTTTTGAGTGTTCTACCTGACGTTTCTTTTTTAAAACTGTTATACCGAAAACTCAACTCCTATTTTCAAATCCCTTACGGTGAAGGTGCTAACGAAACCTTCGCCTTAAAGTTCAACGAGTTCTGCAACATCTATGAATTAAATACTTTGCTTGCCTATAATGGCCTACGAATGCTGGATCAAAATTCCATTATTGGTCTGTCGGAGAATTTTTCAAAAAAAACAACGGTACAGTTTATTTGTACAAAACAACAACTCTTCGCTTATCTTGAAATTCATAAGAAAGAGGCACCCATACTTAAGACGATATTGCGCACCTATGGTGGGATTTTTGATTACAACACCAAAATAAATACCTATTTAATCTCAAAGAAAGCTAATGTTACAGAAGATAACGTTATCAAAACCCTGGAACGTCTTAAAACTGATGAAATCATAACCTATAATGCCCAACATAGCGATTTGGAAGTTACTTTTTTAGTGCCCAGGGAAGACGACAATACCATACACGGTATTTCCAAAAAAGTGGAAACCATTCAAAAAGTGAAGTCGGACAATATAACGCATATGCTTTCTTACATCAAAAACGATACGGTATGCAGGAGCAAACAATTATTGCAATACTTCGGCGAAAGATTAGAACATGACTGTGGCATTTGTGATATTTGCCTCCATAAGGATGAAATTGATATTCCTATCATCAATCTGGTACGTGAAGATATACTCAAACGATTATCCGCCGGGAATATGTCCTCTAGGGAATTGATACAAGTATTGACCTACAAAGAAAAAAACATTCTTTTAGCCATTCAGGAACTATTGGAGGATGAACTGATAAAAATCGATTTAAAAAACAAATACGAATTAATCTAA
- the fmt gene encoding methionyl-tRNA formyltransferase: protein MDALRIVFMGTPDFAVATLSALMENKKNVVGVITAPDRPAGRGRKVQESAVKRYALKKNIKVLQPTNLKDEAFLKELGSLNANLQIVVAFRMLPKIVWQMPKYGTFNLHASLLPNYRGAAPINWAIINGETETGVTTFFIDEKIDTGKIILRKKTEIKKEDTAGILHDKLMMIGAELVIDTVKKIENDEVTPVPQSEMETTAQVKDAPKIHKDTCKIDWSLPINDIYNHIRGLSPYPSAWTTLKNGEESMVIKIYDVDTILEQHNVATGELVVGKTELKVAVAQGYIDLREIQLPGKRRMPVKDVLNGLKLAKNAHLL from the coding sequence ATGGATGCATTGCGTATAGTATTTATGGGTACCCCGGATTTTGCCGTGGCAACACTTTCCGCTTTGATGGAAAACAAAAAAAACGTCGTTGGGGTAATTACCGCGCCAGACCGTCCTGCGGGCAGGGGTAGAAAAGTGCAAGAATCCGCAGTAAAAAGGTACGCTCTCAAAAAAAATATCAAGGTATTGCAACCCACCAATTTAAAAGATGAGGCCTTTCTAAAGGAATTGGGATCGCTAAATGCAAATCTACAGATAGTTGTCGCTTTTAGAATGTTACCTAAAATAGTGTGGCAAATGCCCAAATACGGCACCTTTAACCTACATGCATCTTTGTTGCCCAACTACAGGGGGGCCGCTCCTATAAACTGGGCGATAATTAATGGGGAAACCGAAACCGGGGTCACTACTTTTTTTATAGATGAGAAAATAGACACCGGAAAAATAATCCTCCGCAAAAAAACAGAAATCAAAAAAGAGGATACTGCAGGTATACTGCATGATAAGTTAATGATGATAGGGGCAGAATTGGTGATTGATACGGTAAAAAAAATAGAAAATGATGAAGTGACACCAGTGCCACAGTCAGAAATGGAAACTACGGCCCAAGTAAAGGATGCGCCCAAAATACATAAGGACACCTGTAAGATAGACTGGTCTTTGCCCATTAATGACATTTACAACCATATTAGAGGCCTAAGCCCCTACCCGTCCGCCTGGACAACGCTAAAAAATGGGGAGGAATCCATGGTCATCAAAATATATGATGTTGATACGATTTTGGAACAGCATAATGTAGCAACAGGCGAACTGGTTGTCGGCAAAACAGAGCTAAAAGTTGCCGTAGCACAAGGCTATATTGATTTACGGGAAATACAGCTCCCTGGAAAACGTAGAATGCCAGTAAAGGATGTTTTGAACGGATTAAAATTGGCAAAAAATGCCCATCTTCTCTAA